The sequence TAAATCACCCCCCAGATGGCAAAGGCGTAATTGGCGGGAATAATCTGCACCTCTGCAAACAACAGGTTAGACAATCGACCAATGTTAATGCCGTTGGGCGGTTTAATGTTCGACAGGGCATTAACCGCGATGCTGCCCCAAATGGCCCCCAGGGTAGCTAGCTGCCGCAGTCGATCGGAATCCCCAACAACAGGTTTCATTACATCTCTTTTCCGACGCTCCCTACGTCAGCATAGCATCTCTGTGGTCATCCCTGAGAGCCGCGCCAGCGCCAAGGCCCTATGCCACAATGAAAGTGCCGCAATAAAAAATCGTGAAAACATCGCGTCTGTTCTGGTGTCTAAGGTAACCATGAGCCGCACTTACAAAGCTACTGGCATTAACCTCAGAGCCATGCCCATGGGTGAACACGATCGCCTGCTCACCGTCTTAACTCAAGAGCATGGGTTGATTAGGGCGATCGCCCCTGGTGCCCGCAAACACAAATCTAGCCTAGGGGGACGCAGCAGCCTGTTTGTGGTTAATCGACTAGAAGTCGTCCATGGGCGATCGCTCGACAAAATTATCCAAGCCCAAACCACTATGTCCTTTCCAGGTTTGAGCCATAACTTGGGCACCCTGATGGCTAGTCAATACTTGGCAGAGCTAGCCCTCTGTCAGGCTCTCAGCAATCAATCCCAAGCCGACCTCTTCTCCTTGTTAATCGAACACCTTACCCGCCTAGAGCACCTAGTGACCAGTGCATCCCCAAGCCAGCCCCTCCCTAGCATGGTGGTCATGCACCTGTGCCATGCTAGTTTTCACCTGTTGGCATTGGCTGGGGTTGCCCCCCAAGTACATGCCTGTTGCATTACCCAGCAACCCCTAACTCCAGTAGTGAATCAAGCTGACTGGTGGGTTGGCTTTAGCAGTGCGGTTGGGGGAACGATCGCGATGACAGTGAATCCACTCCCTGATCTGACAGTGCGGCTAACCGCTCATCAACTCACTCTCTTACAACACCTAACGGAACCTGATTTACCGTGGTCAGAGGGGCAAGAGAATGTGCCACAATCATCAATGGTAGTTCAAGGGGCATCTGCATCGATAGGTAGTCCAGCCCTATTGCATGACTGGTTAACGATCGAGCGCCTCTTGCGACACCATGCGCAGTATCACTTTGAACGCCCAATTCGGTCTGCCGACCTGATGGAAAGCTATCTTTCCATTGCCCAATGCTCCGTTTAGTGTGCCTATGTTTCGCTCCTCCGACCTAGAAACCACCGAGGATTCTCAGTGTTTGACATCGCCTGAACAACGAGATGCCTCACTGGCCCAAGGCATAGCAACGGTACCCTCATCGTCAAATGAGGTAAACGGAGCAATACCCCACGCTGCAACCACTATAAATAGCGCCTCTGGGATAGAGCCATCTCCGTTAGAGGCTGAGGACGAAGACCATGGATTCTTGCCTGTGCTGAGAAACCTCAACTTTCTGACCCTATGGGGTGGACAGGTTTTTTCTCAATTGGCGGACAAAATTTATCTGGTGTTGATGATTGCTATCATCGATAGCCGATTTCAGGGCGCAGGGCAAAGCATTAGTGGCTGGGTGTCATCGGTGATGATTGCCTTCACCATTCCAGCCGTGCTGTTTGGATCCATTGCTGGAGCCTTTGTTGATCGCTGGTCAACCAAGGCCATCCTTGTGCTGACTAATCTATTCCGAGGATCCCTAGTGTTAAGTTTGCCGCTGTTGCTGTGGCTCTCTCGCGATTGGGCACCTATCAATGGCCTGCCGATCGGATTCTGCTTTTTACTCGGAATTACATTTCTGGTATCGACCTTGACCCAATTTTTTGCCCCCGCCGAGCAAGCCGTTATTCCCCTGTTGGTGCCTCACCATCATTTGCTGTCTGCCAACTCCCTTTACACCACCACGATGATTGGCTCGGTGATTGTTGGGTTTGCTGTGGGGGAACCTTTACTGGCGATCGCTGATCGCCTAGGGCATTGGTTCAATCCAGTGTGGGATTTAGGCAAAGAAGTAGCTGTGGGTGGAGCCTATATCATTGCTGGCCTACTGCTTATGTCAATTCGGATCCGAGAAAAGCTCCCTGACTATTCACAGCATCCAGAGCCACCCCACATTCTGCAAGATATCTGGGACGGCATTCGTTACCTGCGTGAGCAACCCCACATTCGGGCTGCCATGGTGCAACTCGCTATTCTTTCCTCCATTTTTGCTGCTCTGTCAGTCCTGGCTGTGCGCCTAGCGGAAGTATTGCCAGAAATTGAGACTGACCAATTTGGCTTCCTATTAGCGGCGGGCGGTGTTGGCATTGGCATTGGGGCTGTGGGTGTGGGGAATTTTGGCAAACGGTTAGGCAGCCTCACACGGCTGAGTGTCTATGGCTCGATCGGCATGGGTGCTAGTTTGATTGGCATTGCCCTAGTGTCGCATCGACTGATTCCTACCTTGGGGATGATTACTCTGTTAGGGATCTTTGCTGCCTTGGTGGGTGTACCAATGCAAACACGGATCCAAGCAGATACACCAGAGGAAATGCGGGGCAAGGTGTTCGGTTTACAGAACAATGCTGTCAACATTATGCTGAGCCTACCCTTGGCTCTCACCAGCGTGGCAGAGACGCGGCTAGGGTTGCCATTGGTCTTTTTGGGATTGGCGGGGATTACGATCGTCGGTGGCTTGTTAACCTGGTATAGTTCCGGTAATAAATAACAAGCTTATAAACCTGAATGCATATCGCGTGGCTCGGAAAAAAATCCCCCTTTTGCGGCAACGTTACCTATAGTCGAGAAATCACCAATGCTCTGCTCGATCGAGGGCACCATGTCAGTTTTTTACACTTTGCCCAAGACGATGAAACAGCTAACGGATTGCCCGACTATCAAGAAGTTCCGTTACCATTTCTGTACAAGTCTCAAATTTATACCATCCCTACCCTGGGAGCACGTAAGATACTTACCCAGTCTTTGTCTGAGTTACAACCAGATGTGGTGCACGCCTCCCTAACGTTGTCGCCGTTAGATTTTGTGTTGCCGGAAATCTGTGAAGAGCTAAATCTGCCGCTAGTTGCGACGTTCCATCCTGCCTTCGATCGCAAGCGCCGTAACCTGACATCAGGTACCCAACACCTCACCTATCAGCTCTATGCCCCCTTCCTAGCCAACTATGACGCAGTTATCGTGTTTTCTCAAATTCAGAAGGACATCTTGGCACGCTTAGGCGTGCCCCTAGAGAAGCTAGCCGTGATTCCCAACGGTGTGGATACCCAGAAATATTCCCCCGGTCGATCGCGCCTTAAAGCTGAACTAGGAGCTAAGCATGTGTTTTTGTACATGGGACGCATTGCCCCTGAGAAAAACGTAGAGTCCTTGCTGAAGGGATGGAAGCGAGCCAACATGGGCGATGACTGCGCCTTGGTGATTGTTGGGGATGGCCCTTTACGCTTGCCCCTAGAAACTGCCTCTGCCCTTGATGACACCATTGTT comes from Cyanobacteriota bacterium and encodes:
- a CDS encoding MFS transporter — protein: MFRSSDLETTEDSQCLTSPEQRDASLAQGIATVPSSSNEVNGAIPHAATTINSASGIEPSPLEAEDEDHGFLPVLRNLNFLTLWGGQVFSQLADKIYLVLMIAIIDSRFQGAGQSISGWVSSVMIAFTIPAVLFGSIAGAFVDRWSTKAILVLTNLFRGSLVLSLPLLLWLSRDWAPINGLPIGFCFLLGITFLVSTLTQFFAPAEQAVIPLLVPHHHLLSANSLYTTTMIGSVIVGFAVGEPLLAIADRLGHWFNPVWDLGKEVAVGGAYIIAGLLLMSIRIREKLPDYSQHPEPPHILQDIWDGIRYLREQPHIRAAMVQLAILSSIFAALSVLAVRLAEVLPEIETDQFGFLLAAGGVGIGIGAVGVGNFGKRLGSLTRLSVYGSIGMGASLIGIALVSHRLIPTLGMITLLGIFAALVGVPMQTRIQADTPEEMRGKVFGLQNNAVNIMLSLPLALTSVAETRLGLPLVFLGLAGITIVGGLLTWYSSGNK
- a CDS encoding tryptophan-rich sensory protein, yielding MKPVVGDSDRLRQLATLGAIWGSIAVNALSNIKPPNGINIGRLSNLLFAEVQIIPANYAFAIWGVI
- the recO gene encoding DNA repair protein RecO, yielding MSRTYKATGINLRAMPMGEHDRLLTVLTQEHGLIRAIAPGARKHKSSLGGRSSLFVVNRLEVVHGRSLDKIIQAQTTMSFPGLSHNLGTLMASQYLAELALCQALSNQSQADLFSLLIEHLTRLEHLVTSASPSQPLPSMVVMHLCHASFHLLALAGVAPQVHACCITQQPLTPVVNQADWWVGFSSAVGGTIAMTVNPLPDLTVRLTAHQLTLLQHLTEPDLPWSEGQENVPQSSMVVQGASASIGSPALLHDWLTIERLLRHHAQYHFERPIRSADLMESYLSIAQCSV
- a CDS encoding glycosyltransferase family 4 protein — translated: MHIAWLGKKSPFCGNVTYSREITNALLDRGHHVSFLHFAQDDETANGLPDYQEVPLPFLYKSQIYTIPTLGARKILTQSLSELQPDVVHASLTLSPLDFVLPEICEELNLPLVATFHPAFDRKRRNLTSGTQHLTYQLYAPFLANYDAVIVFSQIQKDILARLGVPLEKLAVIPNGVDTQKYSPGRSRLKAELGAKHVFLYMGRIAPEKNVESLLKGWKRANMGDDCALVIVGDGPLRLPLETASALDDTIVWWGYEPIEQRRIEVLRGADVFILPSLIEGLSLSLLEAMACGLACVATDAGADGEAIAGGAGVILQTEGVATQLKVLLPQLRDHSGWVSLMGQAARQRVLERYTLSQNITHLEALYQRVLQPQSLASKV